GCACCAAGACGCAAACAAAACCATGTGACCAGTACTGCCTCAATGAGTATTGCTCCCATCATGGTAATACCTGCTAGCAATCCTCCATCTAACCTCAAGCTTACTCCCACTGCCAGCGTCACAATTACCCAAGTCAATCGCGCTACACTTGCCCAACCTACAGCTATGCTCTTGTGAGCGCGGATCAGCAACCCTTGAAAGAATCGCCGCCAAGCAATTACGAAAGGCCAAAGGAACATTAATATAAAAGCAGTTCTTCCTCGTGCGGCAATTGATGAGCTAACGCCGAAGACATCAAGCAGTAACCAGTTATACAAAGGTTCCCAAGTGAGTAAAAGAAAGATACCACTAAGAGCTAGTCCCGCAATTACCGTAAACTGCCAAAGTGCGCGCCGAGATTTGGCTTGGCCTCCCAGTGCGGTTGAGGCATGAAAAATCATGATGATGGGGCTTTCTAGAAATACGGCAACTCCTTTGACTACCCCAACTCCGGCTAATGTCTCTTGGGGAAAGGCTAGGCGACTAAGTGCAGAGGTCTGAAGCGGATCGCCCAGAGTCATTGCCACATCAGTTAAGGAAAGAGGTATGAACTGGGCAAGTAACATCAATAGCGATCGCCCAGAAGCTGTTTTATTACCTTCCTGTTCTTGTTGAGGTGAGGTATTCATGAAAATTTTCAGTATTATATGATTATGATGAGTTATTAAAAATACACAGGAGTTAGTGAGGCGATCGCATCATCAAGATGCTCTCCTTCTTTAAGGGTAAATCCATAACGGTTAAGCCAATGGTCATCGTAGACTGTCTCAAGATATCTGTCTCCTCGGTCTGGATTGATCATCAAAATCCGCGCACCCGCACCAAGAGAGCGCGCCAGATGTAAACCACCAGCTACAATTGCCCCTGTGGAAGCACCAAGAAGCAATCCCTCACGACGTGCAAGTGCATGGCACACCGAGTAAGCGATCGCCTCTGGTATCACATAAGCACGATTCAGCAGCGAAAGCTCCAGATTAGGTGGAAAGAACGATAATCCAACACCTGTCATCTTGTATGGTTTTGCTGGCGTTCCCATAATGACTGAACCCTCAACATCAACGCCAACAATGCGTAGTCCTGGAAATCGCGGTAGAAGATAACGAGCTATTCCCATTATTTGTCCTGCTGTGCTAACACCGACGACCACGGCATCAAGGTTAGAGGAAAAGTGAGCTTCAATCTCACGCGCAGTGTAGTATGAGTGTGCCTCAGCATTCAAAGGATTCAAGTGCTGACACGGATACCAAGCATGAGGAATGGTCGCAGCAAGCTCACGCGCTCGTTTCATTCTTGCCTTCTGCATTGAGCCTGATTCATCTGCCTCATGTAACGGTACATCTACAAGTTCTGCACCGTATGCTTTCAACATTCGTCTAAACGGTGGAGCAGTTTTTGCATCGACAACAATAATGACTCGATACCCTCGCACTGCTCCTACCATAGCCAGACCAACGCCGAAATTTCCTGAACTTGACTCGATAATCGTACCACCAGGCACAAGAAGCCCTTCTTCTTCCGCACGAGTAACGAGGTAGACTGCATTTTTCTCCTTAATAGAACCTCCAGGATTGCAGGTCTCTAACTTCAAGAAACATTCTGAGACAACACATACAGGAGAAATATTCTTGAGTTTTACAATCGGTACATTTCCTATTGCCTCGGTAACATCAGAGGCAGTAATCTTTTTCCATTTACTATGATTTTTCCATTGACAGTTAGAAATGTTCTCGAATGATGAAGATTTTGCAAGCTGATTCATATTTACCATCCAAAAAATTTAAAACCTAGTAGGAATTGTCAGGGCTGAATGAATTTGCTCATTGGAGCGGATTTTTATTTGCAATATCACTACTACATTCTTTTATTGACGTTCCGAATTGTAGTGACTATTGCTGATATAGCTCATCACAATTTAAAAGTGTTTCAATTTGTCCAAAAGCAAATATAAATTCGGTCTTAACGATAACTACCTGAGTAAACCTTTAATTCATGTCCACAAAAATATTGATATCCATTATGGAATCAACCTATTTTTTATCTTGAATGATAAATATGAAATCAAGATGAAATTTTCTATTTTGTTTTTAATAATTTTCCAAGTTCAGTATTCATAACGTGTTTTTGTCATCTAATTGACTTCTCATTATTGTATAACTTGAAGAAAAATTCAGATTCAGAAATCATAATTATGGGAGCATTTTTCTTTGGTGCAAACATCAAATAGCGAGTGTTCCGTTGATGTAAGCACAACGAACAGAAAGTACTGAATTAACGTTGTCAACTTTCCACTGCGCTCCAGAATTTTTCATCCTTGTACCAAGAAGCTTAATAGCAAATTCCACGAGTACACCCTATTGTGGCAAGTTGTCTACTGAGTCTTTTTTATTTAATTCTGTATCAGATAAGACTCTAGTCTGTTGTTAAGTCTTGCATAGCTTAATCCTAATTTTTAAGAATTTCATTCTAATTTCATAAACTTCTGTCAACCTATTTATAGGGATATCCCTATTGCAAACTATGATTACATCACAAATTTACAACGAACCTTTAACTATTCAATTTGATATGAGGGTGCTGCTAGTCGAAGATGAGCCGGATTTAGGGGCTGCTATCAAGCGCACCTTAAATCAACAAAAGTACTTAGTTGATTGGGTAATGGATGGTAATGAAGCATGGGCTTACTTAGAAAATAGCTCGGCACAATATACAGTCGCAATTCTTGATTGGATGCTTCCGGGAATTACTGGTTTAGAATTGTGCAAAAGACTGCGTTACAAAGTAAACCCTCTTCCTATCCTGATGCTAACTGCTAGAGATAGAATGGAAGATAAAGTAGCCGGACTAGATGCAGGTGCTGACGACTACTTGGTAAAGCCATTTGGTATGGTAGAACTACTGGCACGATTGCGGGCTTTGCAGCGTCGCTCTCCGCATTTCCAACCTCAACAATTGACTGTTGATAACTTAACTCTTGATTATGGTAACAGTACAGTTGTCAGACAAAATACTACAGGTGAACAACAAAAGATTCCTTTAACTAATAAAGAATTCCAACTATTGGAATATTTTATGAAACACCCCAACCAGATTGTTACTACTGAACAAATTCGCAATCAAATTTGGGAAGTTAATGCTGAATCCACTAGCAACGTAGTGGCGGCACAAATACGTTTGTTACGTCGCAAACTCACCAATAGCCACTGTGCTAACTTAATTGAAACTTTGCACGGTATGGGATATCGTCTTAATCTCAACAATGAATCAGAATAAGCTGTTTCGACTCACCCGTATTCGGTTGGCTCTGTATTATGCCATCGTTATGGGTTTAATTTTAAGCCTATGTGCCTTCGGTTTTTATCGATCTGTGTTCCATGCCCATGTGATGGCTTTAGACAGTGAAATCGAGTCTGTAGCGGGAACATTGCACGACAGTATCGAACTAAAACTACAGTCACCTGGACGTTTGGAACCTTTGGCACATAAGTTATTCCCAAATCTAGATAACTGTGCAACTGGAGCTACTAATTGTATTCAACAACAGCCGCATTCTAAACGTCATCTTCTTGGTATCGTTACTAAGACTAGCTACTATATACGTTTTTTTGATATTTCTGGAAAATTGATTGCTAATGCTGGTTATTATCCAAAGGGATTACCTGACGTTTTTAATCAAAAAACTTGGCAATTTCTTAAAGACAGCAAAGGCAAAGATTACCATCAAATTACTCTAGCACTGCATACCCAAAATTATCAAGACTGGGGATATATGCAGGTGGGGCGAAGTCTGCAAGAGTTTAATCATTACTTGGATAGTGTGAAATTAGTTTCGGTATTAGGGCTGTTAATTGCAATGGGTATGATTGCTGGTGCTAGTTGGTGGTTATCAGGATTAGCTATGCAGCCAATTTATCAATCCTATCGACAAATTCAACAGTTTACAGCAGACGTAGCACATGAATTACGAACGCCTTTAGCTGCAACAGGTGCAACGGTGGAATCAGCACTTTTAATGTCACGAATAGACGAAGAAGATACAAGGGATATTTTGCAAACTATACAGCGTCAGAATCAACGGATAACTACTTTAGTTGTTGATTTATTGATGTTAGCACGTTTAGATAAACAAGCCCAAAAGTTACAATGTGAAGTTTGTTGCCTAAATGATATTGTTAGCGATTTAGTTGAGGAGTTTGAAGCGATGGCAAATGCCGCAGAGGTAAAGCTGACATCTTTAATACAAGTGCATCAAGCTCTGAATATTATAGGTAATGCTGACCAGCTTTATCGCTTGTTTTCTAATTTAATTGTCAATGCAATTCAATACACATCCAGAGGAGGAGAGGTAACAGTTTTTTTAGATCGCAATGACTATAATGCTGTAATTAAAGTTCAAGATACAGGCATTGGTATCCCAAAACACGAACTGAATCGAATTTTTGATCGCTTTTATCGGGTGAGTAGCGATCGCTCCCGTAGCACTGGTGGTTCTGGATTGGGATTAGCTATTGTTCAAGCTATTGTTCAAGCACATCAAGGTAAATTAAATGTACAAAGCGAGTTGGGTCAAGGTAGTACTTTTACAGTTCAATTACTTTTGAATGTTGCTCCACTAAGGAGCGTAGGCGCAGCCCAACCTAGGCATCGCTCTATGTTTCTATGGAAATTGATGTATCGCAATTTACGTGGTTATAAATAAAATTTTTTACCTAATTTATCGAACAGAATTCAGGAGTCAGGAGGTCACTGAGCGTAGTCGAAGTGAGTCAGAATTCAGCAATGTTTTCTGTATGACTGGCGGATAGCGTAGCGTATACCCTTCGGGATGCTTCGCTTAGAGCGAGTCTGCGAGCGTCTGAATAAGCGGGTTTAAGACCCCCACAAAATCTAGGATTTGGTAGTTTTCAATTCCTGCGCCGATCTGAATCCCCGACTGATAGCGAAGCGTTAGCGAGTCTTGTCTGCGACACGCTACGCGAACGAGCGTCTTTATTCTGACTCCTGAATTCTGACTTCTGAATTCTTGTTCAAAGATTTTTTATCTTTCGTAGCTATGAATGAGCAGTACATGGTTTCTCTTTTGGCAGTAGCTCTCCAAAACTCACTACTCTGCTAGAATCCAACTGTCAATAGGGTTTGAGGCGCGCTAACCCTGGATATTTATATTACTGTTATCAATATTAAAAATGTGTTGCTTGACAAAACTACTTACACAAAATTTGAAACACTGCCAATACTGCGTAAGTCTTATGATTAGCACAAGCGCCACTTTTAAATATTTGGGAATGTGAGGAATGTCAATTTTTGTTAAGCGCAAAACCCGCGATCGCGAAAAGCACGAGCCTGATAGCGACCGCCAAGCACTACAGCAAAGCGCCGAACGTGAATTCAAACGCCAATTTTTCGGTTTACTTTTGGTAATTGTAATGTGGAGTTTAGCTATGGGCTGGCTTCTAGCTTTGGCAACTAATGCCCAAAGTGCGACTCCCACCGCCGAAATTGGCACTGTTGACGTAGTACCTGCACAATACCAACTAGGGCAAGAACTGTATTTGGAAAACTGCGCCACATGTCACATCGGTATACCACCAGCAGTTTTACCCACCCAAACTTGGAAAAATCTCCTGCAAGACTCGCAGCACTACGGCACACAACTCAAGCCTTTAGTCGATCCACCGCGTATCTTAGTGTGGAAATATCTTTCGACTTTTTCCCGTGTGCAGCTAGACGACGAAGAAACACCCTATCGCCTCAACAACTCACGTTATTTCAAAGCTTTGCATCCAGGAGTCCAATTACCACGTCCTGTCCAGATTGGCAGCTGCGTCAGCTGTCATCCCAGTGCTAGTGATTACAATTTTCGCCGCTTGACCGCAGAATGGCAGTGAAGAGTGAGGAGTTAGAAGCGAGGAGTTGAAAAATTCATAACTCATAACTCTTAACTCCTAATTCTATTCCCCCACTCCCTCTCTGACCCCATCTGTGGGCAAAATGATACTATGAAGAAAGACTAAATATAAGATAAGAGTTAAAAGCAATCAGTTTACTAAATGATTGGCTAATTTTTCTCCTGTTTTTGAGTTAATTCTCATTTAACACCCATCCACGACCAAGACGGTTGGGCTGGGTTAAATGTTTATAATCAATGCCGACCCTTTAATCCCATCCCCTTGATTCAGTTCTATAATCTGCCATGCTAAAACTTCTGTTGGGCGACCCCAACGCTCGTAAGCTTAAAAAATACCAACCTTCTGTTACTGAAATTAACCTTTTAGAGGAAGAAATTAAGGTTCTTTCCGATGATGAGTTAAAAGGTAAAACCGTCGAATTTAAACAACGGCTTGCCAAAGGCGAAACCTTAGATGACATATTGCCAGAAGCTTACGCCGTTGTCCGGGAAGCAGGACGGCGAGTCTTAGGCTTGCGGCACTTTGATGTCCAACTCCTTGGCGGTATCATTTTGCACGTAGGGCAAATTGCCGAGATGAAAACTGGTGAGGGTAAAACACTAGTTGCCACCTTGCCGAGTTATTTAAATGCCCTTACTGGTAAAGGTGTACACGTCATTACCGTGAACGATTACCTGGCTCGTCGGGATGCTGAATGGATGGGACAGGTACATCGGTTCTTGGGGCTGAGTGTGGGGCTAATTCAGTCAAGCATGACTCCTAGTGAACGTCAGAAAAACTACGATTGCGATATCACCTATGTTACCAACAGCGAGGTCGGCTTCGACTATCTGCGGGATAACATGGCGACATCAATGGCAGATGTGGTGCAACGTCCGTTTAATTATTGCGTAATTGACGAGGTTGACTCGATTTTAGTTGATGAGGCGCGGACACCACTGATTATTTCTGGGCAGGTGGAAAGACCTACAGAAAAATATCTGCAAGCTGCTGAAATAGCATTCACACTCAAAAAAGACGAACATTACGATGTAGATGAAAAAGCTCGTAACGTGCTATTGACAGATGAAGGGTTTGCGGAATCGGAAAATCTTTTGGGAGTCACAGATTTATTTGACCCAGAAGATCCTTGGGCGCACTTCATTTTCAATGCAATTAAAGCCAAGGAACTTTTTCTCAAGGATGTAAATTACATCGTCCGCAATGGTGAAGTGGTAATTGTGGATGAATTTACTGGTCGGGTGCTAGCCGGACGGCGTTGGAGTGATGGATTACACCAAGCGATTGAAGCGAAAGAACACGTAGAGATTCAGCCAGAAACTCAAACTCTCGCGACCATCACTTACCAAAATATGTTCTTGCTGTATCCAAAACTCGGTGGAATGACAGGAACAGCAAAAACCGAAGAACCAGAATTTGAAAAAATTTACAAACTCGAAGTTGCGGTAATTCCCACCAATCGCGATCGCAGACGGGAAGATTTATCTGATATGGTCTTTAAGACAGAATCAGGCAAGTGGGGGGCGATCGCGAGAGAATGTGCCGAAATGCACGAACTCGGTAGACCTGTATTAGTAGGAACCACTAGTGTAGAAAAATCTGAACTTCTGAGTAGGCTGCTGAAGGAATTGGCGATTCCTCACGAATTACTTAACGCCCGCCCGGAAAACGTCGAGCGTGAAGCGGAAATTGTCGCCCAAGCTGGACGAAAAGGTGCTGTTACTATTGCTACTAACATGGCTGGTAGAGGTACAGACATCATTCTGGGTGGTAACTCCGAATATATGGCGCGTCTAAAGCTGCGGGAATACTTTATGCCGCGGATCGTCATGCCAGAAGATGAAGATAGCTTTGGCGTGCAAAGAGCAGCCGGATTGCCTACAGGACATGGTGGTGGTCAAGGCTTTGTCCCTGGTAAGAAAGTCAAAACTTGGCGGGCTTCGCCAGAAATTTTCCCAACTCAGTTGACAAAAGAAACCGAGAAACTACTCAAAGATGCAGTAGAAATTGCCGTGCGTGAGTATGGTGAACGTAGTTTACCGGAACTTGAAGCAGAAGACAAGGTAGCTGTAGCCGCAGAAAAAGCTCCCATCGATGACCCTGTAATTCAGAAATTGCGGGAAGCTTACAACCGCGTCAAGCAGGAATACGAACAATTTACTACCCGCGAACATGATGAAGTAGTGGGAATTGGCGGTTTGCACGTAATTGGTACAGAACGCCACGAATCACGGCGGATTGATAACCAGTTGCGCGGACGTGCAGGAAGACAAGGCGACCCTGGAACCACAAGATTCTTCCTCAGTTTAGAGGATAACCTACTGCGGATTTTTGGTGGCGATCGCGTTGCTGGGTTAATGAATGCCTTCCAAGTGGAAGAAGATATGCCCATCGAATCTGGGATGCTTACCCGCAGTTTGGAAGGCGCACAGAAAAAAGTTGAAACCTATTACTACGACATTCGGAAGCAGGTATTTGAGTATGACGAGGTGATGAATAATCAACGTCGTGCTATTTACGCCGAACGCCGTCGGGTGTTAGAAGGTCAAGATTTGAAAGAACAGGTAATTAAATACGCTGAAAAAACGATGGATGACATCGTTGACTACTACATCAACATAGACTTACCCTCGGAAGAGTGGGAGTTAGAAAAGTTGGTTGAGAAAGTCAAAGAATTCGTCTATCTGCTAGCAGATTTGCAAGCAAGTCAATTAGAAGATATCACAGTCAGCGAAATTAAAGCCTTCCTCCACGAACAGGTACGAATTGCTTACGACCTCAAAGAAGCGCAAATTGACCAAGTTCAACCCGGACTGATGCGCCAAGCTGAACGCTTCTTTATCTTGCAACGCATTGATACCCTGTGGCGGGAACACCTGCAACAAATGGATGCCTTACGCGAATCAGTAGGATTGCGTGGTTATGGGCAAAAAGACCCGCTGATTGAATATAAGAGCGAGGGTTACGAACTCTTCTTGGATATGATGGTTAACATTCGCCGAGACGTTGTTTACTCGTTGTTTATGTTCCAGCCTCAGCCTCAGCAGATGGTGCAGCCTTCGTCTGAGATGGTGTAGTAGCGTATATATCACGCAGAGACGCAGAGACGCAGAGAGTGCTTTTGCGTCTTTGTGTTTTAAGGCATCTCTCAAAAAGATTTTGTTTTCAGGAGTTTGCTGAAATGGGTAAGTTGATACTACCAAATCTTCAGGGTAAGCAAATGGGGCAAGTAATAGTTACCCTCACTGTCACGAATCGAATTGATCGAGTTTTGGCTCAACGAGGCTTTATTTCTTCGGCGGAAGTTCGCTCTTATACTCTGGATGATGTTTTAGTTGATACGGGCGCAACTTTGCTGTGTTTACCTACTAGTATTATTAGTCAACTAGGTTTAGTCCAAGGTGGAGAAGCCCAGGTAGAAACTGCTGCTGGAGTTAAGCAGGGGCGAATTTTCCGAGATGTTGAACTTAGTATTGCAGAGCGTCAAGGAACCTTTGATTGTTTAGAACTCACAGAAGTATCTTATGCCCTTTTAGGTGTAACACCAATGGAAGTTTTAGGGTTAGAACCAGACCTTAAAAATCGGAAGTTGCGGATTTTGCCGATGAATTATGAGCAAACTTATCTGAGTGTATTGTAAGCGATCGTATGTTTTATGCTGAAAGCAGGTACTCAGTTTTTCAGGTATCTGTTATAACCGATAATTAAGTTATGCCTCTGTTAAGAGTAGATTATATGGCAGAAAACATTGATTATGAGCAAATTTATCAACTGACATTCCGTAAACAATGGGCTGAGTTATTGGAGCTTGTTTATAAGTATTCTAAATTTGCTTCTTCAGATGAATTAGTTAGGAGAGTAGTAAATACTTTTGAAAATGAGTTTTTTGGAGAATTAGATAAAGGAATTGCAAAGGATGATATTGAAACTGTATTAGAAAATCTATTTCTACTTCATAAAGGTAAGATTTATACTTTAACAGAAGATAGAGCTATTACAGTCGTTGTTGAGTTGGTCAAGATATATAGAAATAAAGGCTTACTCCTTGAAGCATATAATTATGCTAAATTTTATCCTAAACAGGAAATATGTGCTGAAGTAATTAAGCTGCACCAGGAATCATTACCCAAAGTTGTAGAACATTCTCAAAGTGATCAAATAAAGGTAACAGAAAATAAAAATATAGCTAATGTAAAATATACTACCAGCCTCTTTAAATCTCATCAAGAGATAGAATTTTTCATGGCTGTTAGGGAAAACTTTCAAATGTTTGTAGTTTATCCTAATGTTGCATTAAGTTGTTTAATTAACTTTGACAAAATTAAGAGTAATTTGTCCCCAGAAGAGAGGAGCTTCTTTTTTAGAGGAATTGTAGATTGTGTTGTATTTGATCAACATGAAAGCTATAAACCAATTAAATTTTTTGAGTTAGATAGCTCTTATCATGATTCGCCTGAACAAAAATTAAGAGATAGTTATAAGGATAAGATTTTGGCATTGGCTGGACAAACACTTTATAGGATTAGAAAGGCCTCAGATAATCAGGGTAGGACAGAATTCATGAAACTAATAAGAGAAATAGTAAATATTACATATTAATTAATGAAAAAGCTTTTATTTCTCTGTAGCCAAAATAAATTACGTAGTCCTACCGCCGAAGCTGTGTTTTCTGAATATGAAGGATTTGAAACAGACTCCGCAGGCTTAGATCGCCATGCTGAAGTACCATTATCAACGGAGGCTATTCAATGGGCTGATATTATCTTTGTAATGGAAAAATCCCATAAAAATAAACTATCCAAAAATTTTCAGCCTTTTCTGAAAGATAAAAAAATTATATGTTTAGATATACCAGATGAATATGAGTATATGGAACCCGCTTTAATTGAGTTGTTAAAATAGAAAGTTCTACCTCTATTAAAGATTAAAAAATGAATATTCAAGAAGCTTTTAATTCTGCCGCAGGAGATTACGATAACTTACGTCGTGTTTTAATTCCCTGTTTTGATGACTTTTACAAAACAGCTGTTGAAATTATCCCAGGAGATTGCACTGCACCGCTGAAGGTTCTAGATTTGGGTGCTGGTACTGGACTTTACTCAGGTATGGTTCAGTCCGTTTTCCCGAATGCAGAGTTCACCTTGCTAGACTTAGCCCCTGAGATGTTAGAAAAAGCTAAGTTGAGATTTAGCAAAATGGGTAAATCTCCCAAAATCTTAATTGGTGACTATATTGATACTGATTTAGGTGATTCATATAATCTGATAATCTCTGCCTTATCGATTCATCATTTGTCAGATGTTGACAAAGAACTTCTTTATCAACGGATTTATAATGTCCTCAATCCTGGAGGGATATTTGTCAACGCCGATCAAGTTCTCGGCAAAACGCCTGATTTAGAACAACTTTACCGTCAACACTGGTTAGATTCTGTCCGCGCGAAGAATATCTCAGAAGAGGATCTCAACGCTGCACAGAAACGCATGGAATACGATCGCATGGCAACCCTTGATATTCAACTTCGCTGGTTAGAAGCGGCTGGGTTCCAAAATGTGGATTGCTGGTACAA
This portion of the Nostoc sp. GT001 genome encodes:
- a CDS encoding aspartyl protease family protein, whose product is MGKLILPNLQGKQMGQVIVTLTVTNRIDRVLAQRGFISSAEVRSYTLDDVLVDTGATLLCLPTSIISQLGLVQGGEAQVETAAGVKQGRIFRDVELSIAERQGTFDCLELTEVSYALLGVTPMEVLGLEPDLKNRKLRILPMNYEQTYLSVL
- the rppA gene encoding two-component system response regulator RppA encodes the protein MITSQIYNEPLTIQFDMRVLLVEDEPDLGAAIKRTLNQQKYLVDWVMDGNEAWAYLENSSAQYTVAILDWMLPGITGLELCKRLRYKVNPLPILMLTARDRMEDKVAGLDAGADDYLVKPFGMVELLARLRALQRRSPHFQPQQLTVDNLTLDYGNSTVVRQNTTGEQQKIPLTNKEFQLLEYFMKHPNQIVTTEQIRNQIWEVNAESTSNVVAAQIRLLRRKLTNSHCANLIETLHGMGYRLNLNNESE
- a CDS encoding cytochrome C, which translates into the protein MSIFVKRKTRDREKHEPDSDRQALQQSAEREFKRQFFGLLLVIVMWSLAMGWLLALATNAQSATPTAEIGTVDVVPAQYQLGQELYLENCATCHIGIPPAVLPTQTWKNLLQDSQHYGTQLKPLVDPPRILVWKYLSTFSRVQLDDEETPYRLNNSRYFKALHPGVQLPRPVQIGSCVSCHPSASDYNFRRLTAEWQ
- a CDS encoding low molecular weight protein tyrosine phosphatase family protein gives rise to the protein MKKLLFLCSQNKLRSPTAEAVFSEYEGFETDSAGLDRHAEVPLSTEAIQWADIIFVMEKSHKNKLSKNFQPFLKDKKIICLDIPDEYEYMEPALIELLK
- the rppB gene encoding two-component system sensor histidine kinase RppB, producing the protein MNQNKLFRLTRIRLALYYAIVMGLILSLCAFGFYRSVFHAHVMALDSEIESVAGTLHDSIELKLQSPGRLEPLAHKLFPNLDNCATGATNCIQQQPHSKRHLLGIVTKTSYYIRFFDISGKLIANAGYYPKGLPDVFNQKTWQFLKDSKGKDYHQITLALHTQNYQDWGYMQVGRSLQEFNHYLDSVKLVSVLGLLIAMGMIAGASWWLSGLAMQPIYQSYRQIQQFTADVAHELRTPLAATGATVESALLMSRIDEEDTRDILQTIQRQNQRITTLVVDLLMLARLDKQAQKLQCEVCCLNDIVSDLVEEFEAMANAAEVKLTSLIQVHQALNIIGNADQLYRLFSNLIVNAIQYTSRGGEVTVFLDRNDYNAVIKVQDTGIGIPKHELNRIFDRFYRVSSDRSRSTGGSGLGLAIVQAIVQAHQGKLNVQSELGQGSTFTVQLLLNVAPLRSVGAAQPRHRSMFLWKLMYRNLRGYK
- the secA gene encoding preprotein translocase subunit SecA, with product MLKLLLGDPNARKLKKYQPSVTEINLLEEEIKVLSDDELKGKTVEFKQRLAKGETLDDILPEAYAVVREAGRRVLGLRHFDVQLLGGIILHVGQIAEMKTGEGKTLVATLPSYLNALTGKGVHVITVNDYLARRDAEWMGQVHRFLGLSVGLIQSSMTPSERQKNYDCDITYVTNSEVGFDYLRDNMATSMADVVQRPFNYCVIDEVDSILVDEARTPLIISGQVERPTEKYLQAAEIAFTLKKDEHYDVDEKARNVLLTDEGFAESENLLGVTDLFDPEDPWAHFIFNAIKAKELFLKDVNYIVRNGEVVIVDEFTGRVLAGRRWSDGLHQAIEAKEHVEIQPETQTLATITYQNMFLLYPKLGGMTGTAKTEEPEFEKIYKLEVAVIPTNRDRRREDLSDMVFKTESGKWGAIARECAEMHELGRPVLVGTTSVEKSELLSRLLKELAIPHELLNARPENVEREAEIVAQAGRKGAVTIATNMAGRGTDIILGGNSEYMARLKLREYFMPRIVMPEDEDSFGVQRAAGLPTGHGGGQGFVPGKKVKTWRASPEIFPTQLTKETEKLLKDAVEIAVREYGERSLPELEAEDKVAVAAEKAPIDDPVIQKLREAYNRVKQEYEQFTTREHDEVVGIGGLHVIGTERHESRRIDNQLRGRAGRQGDPGTTRFFLSLEDNLLRIFGGDRVAGLMNAFQVEEDMPIESGMLTRSLEGAQKKVETYYYDIRKQVFEYDEVMNNQRRAIYAERRRVLEGQDLKEQVIKYAEKTMDDIVDYYINIDLPSEEWELEKLVEKVKEFVYLLADLQASQLEDITVSEIKAFLHEQVRIAYDLKEAQIDQVQPGLMRQAERFFILQRIDTLWREHLQQMDALRESVGLRGYGQKDPLIEYKSEGYELFLDMMVNIRRDVVYSLFMFQPQPQQMVQPSSEMV
- a CDS encoding cysteine synthase family protein; this encodes MNQLAKSSSFENISNCQWKNHSKWKKITASDVTEAIGNVPIVKLKNISPVCVVSECFLKLETCNPGGSIKEKNAVYLVTRAEEEGLLVPGGTIIESSSGNFGVGLAMVGAVRGYRVIIVVDAKTAPPFRRMLKAYGAELVDVPLHEADESGSMQKARMKRARELAATIPHAWYPCQHLNPLNAEAHSYYTAREIEAHFSSNLDAVVVGVSTAGQIMGIARYLLPRFPGLRIVGVDVEGSVIMGTPAKPYKMTGVGLSFFPPNLELSLLNRAYVIPEAIAYSVCHALARREGLLLGASTGAIVAGGLHLARSLGAGARILMINPDRGDRYLETVYDDHWLNRYGFTLKEGEHLDDAIASLTPVYF
- a CDS encoding class I SAM-dependent methyltransferase gives rise to the protein MNIQEAFNSAAGDYDNLRRVLIPCFDDFYKTAVEIIPGDCTAPLKVLDLGAGTGLYSGMVQSVFPNAEFTLLDLAPEMLEKAKLRFSKMGKSPKILIGDYIDTDLGDSYNLIISALSIHHLSDVDKELLYQRIYNVLNPGGIFVNADQVLGKTPDLEQLYRQHWLDSVRAKNISEEDLNAAQKRMEYDRMATLDIQLRWLEAAGFQNVDCWYKNFSFAVFGGYRPTI